One segment of Rubidibacter lacunae KORDI 51-2 DNA contains the following:
- a CDS encoding GAF domain-containing protein: MKAKTLDREAARIEALKQYSILDTPPEPEYDDIATLAAFICDVPIALVSFVDIDRQWFKSKVGLNVNETSRNVSFCAHCILGTTMMVVNDALCDERFVNNPLVTDAPSIRFYAGVPLVTPEGHPLGTLCVIDRKPRELSELQQKTLEALARQVVKLLELKRVSAQLAAALKRIELMSGLIPICSYCKGIRNDRGFWSTVEQFVQQYSDVEFTHGICNRCMRQHFPDVASMLLPKNNILENEDGPLL, from the coding sequence ATGAAAGCCAAGACGCTCGATCGAGAAGCCGCTCGAATCGAAGCACTCAAACAGTATAGTATTCTGGACACTCCTCCCGAACCAGAATATGACGATATTGCTACGTTGGCGGCTTTTATCTGCGACGTTCCCATCGCGTTAGTAAGTTTCGTCGATATAGACCGCCAGTGGTTTAAGTCCAAAGTAGGACTAAACGTCAATGAAACCTCTCGCAATGTCTCGTTCTGCGCGCACTGCATTTTGGGAACGACCATGATGGTCGTCAACGACGCCCTTTGCGACGAGCGCTTTGTTAACAATCCGTTGGTGACCGATGCACCTAGTATTCGTTTTTATGCTGGCGTGCCGCTAGTAACACCGGAAGGGCATCCTTTGGGTACGCTTTGTGTCATCGATCGCAAACCCAGAGAACTATCAGAACTGCAGCAAAAAACGCTAGAGGCGCTGGCTCGCCAAGTGGTCAAGCTCCTGGAACTGAAGCGGGTATCCGCGCAATTGGCTGCTGCTCTAAAGAGAATTGAGTTGATGTCGGGGTTGATCCCGATTTGCTCGTATTGCAAAGGAATTCGGAACGATCGCGGCTTTTGGTCGACCGTCGAACAATTCGTCCAGCAATATTCGGATGTCGAGTTCACGCACGGAATTTGCAATCGCTGCATGCGCCAGCACTTCCCCGATGTGGCGTCAATGCTGTTGCCAAAGAACAATATCCTTGAAAACGAAGACGGGCCGCTCTTGTAA